The following coding sequences are from one Nonlabens arenilitoris window:
- a CDS encoding DNA repair ATPase, with product MSDTNQGRDASRPDSQSSRPIVENAKRLDSGTYEIIQSRLLKQKNDLQQRLNTLNEERKKVFGSLETRLIANDRVNTENNCIARDIVTIGKYSIFGYNVHFGLRTEIKLSDVFSVYEFDRDGVDGDALRFRESGTKLQIIEDPIFQTDFENLYKYYRNTIFSKFAIMGNYLHMVFQLSDSVTDIKTFKWLITDNGLQYVDNRSEHEFRFPAQYGFQWKEAGRDDQRNGVHAHVSILDKVFVETIGGDLTIKVEDNTDDGQGIYSEDVEYRDQTLDDGQYRYADLGNLIVLEIKPFQEEPRYFVYNHKIKEVEKIDSIAQAAVLLPDEQGIIFPSGYYLQTGEYNVFPSSAGKLKFQQKIASPNGEDHLYVFYNPAEGLYVLMSYNVIDQEVKTPIVCNGFTILEQGELCYFRTEDEQTKHHMMQIWQTPYLKGNIIPSEHQDTMLYKIGNKDIVKAMAEANELLTLLNKEDSYGGLYDDIARASKDILDAYYWLPEKETQQINLPLLEINKASNAAIDEFEKVKQMRKQAATETKEISKKADALFSKIKSTSFKSINDFVELLTQLRSLRGEAIGLYEIRYVDTDFIKGIEEQIVEQNEVISRRAVTFLLDDKALAPYHDAVAEKQKALDDTKKVIEIKNLEKEVNQIAEDLELLIDIVSNLEIEDTSHSTKIIENISLIFATINQVKAAIKNKVKTVGKKEAQADFAAQLKLIDQSIINYLDIANTPEKCDEFLTKVSIQLEELEGKFADYEEYITEIIEKREEVYAAFDNRKSSLVEARNKKAIAFQNAANRIIKGVQKRSQSLDSITEINGYFASDLMINKVRDIVAQLKELDDAGKAEAIETALKVAREDALRKLKDKNELYEDGDNIIKLGKHKFGVNKQQLDLTIVYKENALFYHLTGTDFYQELKNEVLTQSMDIWNQDLVSENAQVYRSAYLAYSIFKNGDQDSLRTMSEADLLAHVQEIASGNYSGGYVKGVHDHDAAQILSVLLHKDHDLGLLTYAPNIRAQAQFFWNGLDKKKRDNLNRTLKSAGEVLSVFPDSKEYDFIIEELADAIYQQNVTLSTSSRSAQALSKRDINSSEAVSSTDFDKLSLTDGNEHLVASYLFNELKDNDHFTVSHSAIQLKEAFEKKIKAQNADLKFKKSLEACDNEKDKIELVRHWVSAFAKAHSKQALLRYIDECVANILYGELTADKTVAVSPEEIIENLKGAHATIEEGTFQFNYHDFTATLEHFMTIKVPAYEAFRKAKHEVTEDLKEALRLEEFKPRVLSSFVRNKLIDQVYFPLIGDNLAKQLGTVGDTKRTDRMGLLLLISPPGYGKTTLMEYMANRLGLIFMKINGPAIGHDITSVDPEAATNTATREELKKLNLAFEMGDNVMLYLDDIQHCNPEFLQKFISLSDGTRKIEGVFNGKPKTYDLRSKKFCVIMAGNPYTESGDKFQIPDMLANRADIYNLGDIIGDTAHLFELSLVENALTSNPVLQQLSNKHFDDVYALIDRVQNGASDNELKGNHSNQEIADYVAVLEKVLKIRDTVLKVNETYIASAGMEDTYRTEPSFKLQGSYRDMNKLVAKVVPIMDNKELQTLLLSHYESESQTLTSAAEANLLKYKELVNTITPEEQQRWEDIKGIFAKNNKLNGLGGQNQMSQVLSQMMDFTENLEGIKEVLRKGLSNNNTN from the coding sequence ATGAGTGACACAAACCAAGGGCGCGACGCATCGCGCCCAGACAGCCAATCGTCGCGCCCCATCGTCGAGAACGCTAAGCGTCTCGACTCAGGAACTTACGAGATCATCCAGAGCCGTTTGCTCAAGCAAAAAAATGACTTGCAGCAACGCCTGAATACTCTTAATGAAGAACGTAAAAAGGTCTTCGGTTCGCTGGAAACACGACTGATTGCAAACGACCGTGTGAATACAGAAAACAACTGTATCGCCCGTGATATCGTGACCATAGGCAAGTACAGCATTTTTGGTTATAACGTACACTTTGGACTGCGCACAGAGATCAAACTGAGTGATGTTTTTAGTGTCTATGAATTTGATCGTGATGGTGTGGATGGTGATGCGTTACGCTTTCGCGAAAGCGGAACAAAACTTCAAATCATTGAGGATCCTATCTTTCAAACAGATTTTGAAAATCTTTATAAGTACTACCGCAACACGATATTTTCCAAGTTTGCCATCATGGGCAATTACTTGCATATGGTGTTTCAGCTGAGTGATTCTGTGACTGATATCAAGACCTTTAAATGGCTGATTACTGATAATGGACTGCAATATGTAGATAACCGTAGTGAGCACGAATTTCGTTTTCCGGCTCAGTATGGTTTTCAGTGGAAGGAAGCTGGACGTGATGACCAGCGCAATGGTGTACATGCTCACGTGTCTATTTTGGACAAAGTTTTTGTAGAAACCATAGGTGGCGATTTAACCATTAAGGTTGAGGATAATACCGACGATGGTCAAGGAATTTATAGTGAAGACGTAGAATACCGCGATCAGACGCTGGACGATGGTCAGTACCGCTATGCCGATTTAGGCAATCTGATTGTTCTGGAAATCAAACCTTTTCAAGAAGAACCTCGCTATTTTGTCTACAACCATAAGATCAAAGAGGTAGAAAAAATAGACAGTATTGCACAGGCTGCAGTGCTATTACCAGATGAGCAAGGAATTATTTTCCCGAGTGGTTATTACCTGCAAACAGGTGAGTACAATGTGTTCCCGAGCAGTGCTGGAAAATTGAAATTCCAGCAAAAGATTGCCTCGCCTAATGGTGAAGATCACTTGTACGTATTTTATAATCCAGCAGAAGGATTGTATGTACTTATGTCCTATAACGTGATTGATCAAGAGGTAAAAACACCTATCGTGTGTAATGGATTTACGATTCTGGAACAAGGAGAATTGTGTTATTTCCGTACCGAAGATGAGCAGACCAAACATCACATGATGCAAATATGGCAAACACCGTATTTAAAAGGCAATATCATACCGTCTGAGCATCAAGATACAATGCTCTATAAAATCGGTAACAAAGACATTGTAAAGGCGATGGCCGAAGCAAATGAACTGTTGACGCTTCTTAATAAAGAAGATAGTTATGGCGGTTTATATGACGATATCGCACGCGCATCTAAAGATATTCTCGATGCTTATTACTGGTTGCCTGAAAAGGAAACCCAACAAATCAATTTGCCATTATTAGAAATTAATAAAGCATCTAACGCTGCGATTGATGAGTTTGAGAAGGTCAAACAAATGCGCAAACAAGCAGCAACAGAGACTAAAGAGATCTCTAAAAAAGCCGATGCACTTTTCAGCAAAATAAAAAGTACGTCTTTCAAGTCCATTAATGATTTTGTAGAGCTTTTGACCCAACTGCGCAGTTTGCGTGGTGAGGCGATAGGCCTTTATGAAATACGTTATGTTGATACAGATTTCATTAAAGGAATTGAGGAACAAATCGTTGAGCAAAACGAGGTGATCTCACGTCGTGCGGTTACCTTTTTACTAGATGATAAAGCACTAGCTCCATACCACGATGCTGTTGCTGAAAAGCAAAAAGCATTAGACGACACTAAGAAAGTCATCGAGATTAAAAATCTAGAAAAAGAGGTGAATCAAATCGCTGAAGATCTGGAGTTATTAATCGACATTGTTTCTAATCTAGAGATTGAAGACACTTCGCATTCTACTAAGATAATTGAGAATATCTCTTTGATTTTTGCGACTATCAACCAGGTAAAAGCAGCGATTAAGAACAAAGTAAAAACCGTAGGTAAAAAAGAAGCGCAAGCTGATTTTGCTGCACAGTTAAAGTTGATCGATCAGAGTATCATCAATTACCTAGACATTGCCAACACTCCAGAAAAGTGTGATGAATTCCTTACTAAAGTTTCTATTCAGCTAGAAGAGCTGGAAGGGAAATTTGCCGATTATGAGGAATACATCACTGAGATTATTGAAAAGCGTGAAGAGGTGTATGCCGCTTTTGATAATCGTAAGAGCAGTCTGGTAGAAGCACGCAATAAAAAAGCTATTGCCTTTCAAAACGCTGCAAATCGCATCATAAAAGGTGTGCAAAAACGTTCACAATCGCTGGATAGCATCACAGAAATCAATGGCTATTTTGCTAGTGATTTAATGATCAATAAAGTGCGCGATATCGTAGCACAATTAAAAGAACTGGACGACGCTGGTAAGGCAGAAGCTATTGAAACTGCCTTAAAAGTAGCTCGTGAAGATGCATTGAGAAAGCTCAAGGATAAGAACGAGCTTTATGAAGATGGCGATAATATCATTAAGCTGGGGAAACACAAATTTGGCGTTAATAAACAACAGCTGGATTTGACCATTGTTTATAAGGAAAACGCTTTATTCTATCACCTAACAGGAACCGATTTCTATCAGGAATTAAAGAACGAGGTGCTCACCCAATCCATGGATATCTGGAATCAGGATTTGGTTTCAGAAAATGCGCAGGTATATCGATCTGCTTATCTCGCCTACTCCATTTTTAAGAACGGAGATCAGGACTCGTTGAGAACCATGAGTGAGGCAGATTTGCTGGCTCATGTGCAGGAAATCGCTAGTGGTAACTATTCTGGTGGTTACGTAAAAGGTGTTCATGATCACGATGCGGCTCAAATTCTAAGCGTTTTATTACATAAAGATCACGATTTAGGACTGCTGACTTACGCTCCAAATATCCGAGCGCAAGCGCAATTTTTTTGGAATGGTCTAGACAAGAAGAAACGCGATAACCTCAATCGTACCTTAAAAAGTGCTGGCGAGGTGCTGTCTGTTTTTCCAGATAGTAAAGAGTATGATTTCATTATTGAGGAACTGGCTGATGCCATATATCAGCAGAATGTCACGCTGAGCACCTCGTCACGCTCGGCACAAGCTCTGTCGAAGCGCGATATTAATAGCTCTGAGGCTGTTTCAAGCACCGACTTCGACAAGCTCAGTCTGACAGACGGAAACGAGCATCTCGTAGCTAGTTATTTATTTAATGAACTAAAAGATAACGATCACTTTACGGTAAGCCATAGCGCCATTCAATTAAAGGAAGCTTTTGAAAAGAAAATCAAAGCTCAAAATGCCGATTTGAAATTCAAGAAAAGTCTGGAAGCCTGTGATAACGAAAAAGATAAAATTGAGCTGGTGAGGCATTGGGTTTCCGCTTTCGCGAAAGCGCACTCAAAACAAGCTTTATTGCGCTACATAGACGAATGCGTAGCAAATATCCTTTATGGAGAACTGACTGCTGATAAAACCGTTGCTGTATCGCCAGAAGAAATCATTGAAAACTTAAAAGGAGCACATGCCACGATAGAAGAAGGAACATTCCAGTTTAATTATCATGATTTTACAGCAACACTGGAGCATTTTATGACCATAAAAGTGCCTGCCTATGAAGCTTTTAGAAAAGCAAAACATGAAGTAACAGAAGATCTAAAAGAAGCCTTGCGACTGGAAGAATTCAAACCACGCGTGTTGAGCTCATTTGTGCGTAATAAATTGATTGACCAAGTATATTTCCCATTAATTGGAGACAATCTTGCGAAACAGTTAGGAACCGTAGGTGATACTAAACGTACCGACCGCATGGGATTATTGCTGTTGATCTCGCCACCAGGTTACGGTAAAACGACCTTAATGGAGTACATGGCAAATCGACTGGGATTGATTTTTATGAAAATTAATGGGCCAGCAATAGGTCATGATATCACATCAGTAGATCCAGAAGCAGCAACCAATACAGCTACAAGAGAAGAATTGAAAAAGCTGAATCTTGCCTTTGAAATGGGTGACAACGTGATGTTGTATCTAGATGACATACAACACTGTAATCCAGAGTTTTTACAAAAATTCATTAGTCTGTCTGATGGAACACGTAAGATTGAAGGTGTTTTTAATGGCAAGCCCAAAACTTATGACCTGCGCAGTAAGAAATTTTGCGTGATCATGGCTGGTAATCCATATACTGAAAGCGGAGATAAATTCCAGATTCCAGATATGCTTGCAAACCGTGCCGATATTTATAACCTAGGTGACATCATAGGTGATACAGCGCATTTATTTGAATTAAGTCTCGTTGAAAATGCACTGACTAGTAATCCTGTATTGCAACAGTTAAGTAACAAGCATTTTGATGATGTTTATGCACTGATTGACCGAGTTCAAAATGGAGCGAGCGATAACGAGCTGAAAGGAAATCATAGCAATCAAGAAATAGCAGATTATGTAGCCGTACTTGAAAAAGTGTTGAAAATAAGAGATACGGTTCTCAAAGTCAATGAAACTTATATCGCCAGCGCAGGAATGGAAGATACGTATCGCACAGAGCCTAGTTTTAAACTACAAGGCTCTTACCGAGATATGAATAAACTAGTCGCAAAGGTTGTCCCTATAATGGATAATAAGGAATTACAAACCTTACTATTATCACATTATGAAAGTGAATCACAAACCTTAACCAGTGCCGCTGAAGCCAATCTTTTGAAATATAAAGAACTGGTCAACACCATCACGCCTGAAGAGCAACAACGCTGGGAAGATATCAAAGGGATTTTTGCCAAAAACAATAAACTCAACGGCCTAGGCGGACAGAATCAAATGTCTCAAGTTTTGAGCCAGATGATGGATTTTACAGAGAATCTTGAGGGAATTAAAGAGGTTTTGAGGAAGGGATTAAGTAATAATAATACAAACTAA
- a CDS encoding serine hydrolase: protein MLLKVSALLIVMLTSLVHATDKPLLLLENANQEVSAYQDATLQLSLQEQIYSNKRWRSLIKNKRLSVSLVDLSNDGVRYASINGDNMMYAASMPKIAVLYTAMDAIEKGDLEYTDEVKTDMWLMISKSNNAASTRMIDRVGFQRIEDVMCDPANPFYDQYSNGGLWVGKRYAAQGRRHPEPIKGLSHAATTEAVAKLYYQLATGQLINNERSSEMLQYLKDPSLHHKFVNTLDQIAPEADVYRKSGSWKNWHCDSVIVWDDERKKHYILVAMVESPDGEKIIRNLVRPAEAALNKTPILLQDIQSGETIKPAHI, encoded by the coding sequence ATGTTATTAAAAGTGTCTGCTTTATTAATTGTGATGTTAACTAGTCTAGTTCACGCCACTGACAAACCTTTATTGCTGCTGGAAAATGCAAATCAAGAGGTAAGTGCTTACCAAGACGCTACATTACAATTAAGCTTACAAGAACAAATATACTCAAACAAGCGATGGCGAAGTTTAATCAAAAACAAACGATTGTCTGTAAGTCTAGTTGATTTATCAAACGATGGTGTTCGATATGCTAGTATTAATGGTGATAATATGATGTATGCTGCTAGCATGCCTAAAATTGCTGTTTTATATACTGCTATGGATGCTATTGAGAAAGGTGATTTAGAATATACTGATGAAGTAAAGACGGATATGTGGTTAATGATTTCTAAGTCCAATAATGCTGCTTCTACTAGAATGATTGATAGAGTAGGTTTTCAACGTATCGAAGACGTGATGTGCGATCCAGCAAATCCATTTTATGATCAATACAGTAATGGTGGTCTTTGGGTAGGTAAAAGATATGCCGCACAGGGAAGACGCCATCCAGAACCTATCAAAGGTTTAAGTCATGCTGCTACAACTGAAGCTGTTGCTAAATTATACTACCAATTAGCCACTGGCCAATTAATTAACAATGAACGCAGTAGCGAAATGCTACAATATCTAAAAGACCCGAGTTTACATCATAAGTTTGTAAATACCTTAGATCAAATTGCACCTGAAGCAGATGTTTATAGAAAAAGTGGATCTTGGAAAAACTGGCATTGCGATAGTGTTATTGTATGGGATGATGAACGCAAGAAGCATTATATTCTTGTCGCTATGGTAGAGTCGCCTGATGGAGAAAAAATTATTAGAAATTTAGTACGACCTGCTGAAGCCGCATTAAACAAAACACCTATCTTGCTTCAAGACATCCAATCAGGTGAAACCATTAAACCAGCTCATATCTAA
- a CDS encoding NTP/NDP exchange transporter yields MKPLNQLISNLFDIKKKELSIALWMQLYLFLIIGALLVVKPTINALFLSTAGADSLSIAFILTAIIAVIISFSYHKLLERFNLRYIIRSTLWFFSASFFVIGLLVMFEVSNLFLAYAFYLFVGIYALLVTSQFWVLANVIFNIREAKRLFGFIGAGGIAGGIAGGYITSILVPFTGNAALIIIASLMIACCPYIYQKIKSHSYKGKMKLEFKKRETVSKEPSIQLIFNSRHLSHLAGVIGIGVLVAKLVDYEFSYLASQQIEDPMELASFFGFWFSTFNIVSLILQLLITKRLLENFNIETNLFFLPAAVIACALLLFVMPELWIVILLKGFDGSLKQSLHKSALELLAIPIPSDIKNKTKTFIDVVVDSIATGLAGLVIIFVVKGLHLSNYIITASIIVLSIIWIYLIFKVKDSYLSIFKQSIVKREKLRKEKNNVGTLISNMKIIFETGGTEDILVMLNKLQEISHTSLKEPVLQLLNHKNKKVVTAVINNLDYVIHEPVAQVQDFIYTDDSELINAAMNYLLSHEHIAYQFYENYLDDEDDRIATAALLALAAISQENPLLAEKYNLKLRIELFSSDIGDNNMQISELARLIETLGYASTTNYYSIIDNYLGHNNKALKIAAIKATGHTKDVYFLNTLLYALMDDDLRKSIESSIYKMGNKSLKVISQIYTKKKTENDLRKKLLYVLYHIRTKKSHRLLIQLAHHSDISVKKTSFELLFKSRKNGKKSILKKKELIKLIDKESAKYKELVRIYWSLKISQRSDKRTNGVISLVEKNIIEQLVLKVDQCISDQLEIIFNLLSQRYNPEDVYVAYKGMTSKETVSRLHSMEYLNGILSRDLKNMLFPLFELESHTLSSETFEFQERIKLYDRSKMLEKLLLIQEQKVHSISIKFLHLQGEHLINGILSQLPTPQALEIKKTLLSLENSQSKIA; encoded by the coding sequence GTGAAACCATTAAACCAGCTCATATCTAATTTATTTGATATAAAGAAAAAGGAACTCTCCATAGCCTTATGGATGCAGTTGTATCTTTTTCTAATCATAGGTGCATTACTAGTAGTTAAACCTACTATCAATGCACTTTTTTTATCGACAGCTGGAGCCGACTCCTTATCTATAGCTTTTATTTTAACGGCTATCATTGCCGTCATCATCTCATTTTCTTATCACAAGTTGCTCGAGCGATTCAACCTTAGATACATTATAAGATCTACGTTGTGGTTTTTCTCTGCATCATTTTTTGTCATAGGACTTCTGGTTATGTTTGAAGTTTCTAATCTATTCTTAGCTTATGCATTCTACTTATTTGTAGGTATATATGCATTACTAGTCACTTCTCAATTTTGGGTTTTAGCAAACGTGATTTTTAATATTAGAGAAGCTAAAAGATTATTTGGTTTTATTGGAGCTGGTGGAATTGCTGGTGGAATTGCCGGAGGCTATATAACCTCTATTCTAGTACCTTTTACAGGTAATGCCGCTTTAATTATTATAGCAAGTTTAATGATTGCTTGTTGCCCTTATATCTATCAAAAGATTAAGTCTCATAGTTATAAAGGTAAAATGAAATTGGAGTTCAAAAAAAGAGAAACAGTTTCTAAGGAGCCTTCTATTCAATTAATTTTCAACTCGAGGCATTTATCACATCTCGCAGGTGTCATAGGAATAGGTGTGCTAGTAGCAAAGCTTGTAGATTATGAGTTCAGTTATCTGGCCAGTCAGCAAATAGAAGATCCTATGGAGCTTGCATCCTTTTTTGGATTTTGGTTCAGTACATTTAATATCGTTTCATTGATATTGCAATTATTAATCACAAAGCGTTTATTAGAAAACTTTAATATTGAAACCAACCTATTTTTCTTGCCAGCAGCGGTAATTGCCTGCGCACTATTACTTTTTGTAATGCCAGAATTATGGATTGTAATTCTTTTAAAAGGCTTTGATGGTAGTCTAAAGCAATCTTTACATAAAAGTGCTCTGGAGTTACTAGCTATACCTATACCTAGTGATATAAAGAATAAAACTAAAACCTTTATAGATGTAGTGGTGGACAGCATTGCTACTGGACTAGCAGGATTAGTTATCATTTTTGTTGTAAAAGGACTCCATTTATCTAATTATATTATAACAGCATCTATTATTGTTCTTTCCATTATATGGATCTATTTAATCTTTAAAGTAAAGGATAGCTACTTAAGCATCTTTAAACAAAGTATCGTTAAAAGAGAAAAATTAAGAAAAGAGAAAAATAATGTAGGTACTCTTATCAGTAATATGAAAATCATATTTGAAACTGGTGGTACTGAGGATATTCTAGTGATGTTGAATAAACTACAGGAAATTAGTCATACCAGCTTAAAAGAGCCTGTATTACAACTGCTTAATCACAAAAACAAGAAAGTCGTTACAGCGGTAATTAATAACTTAGATTATGTTATCCATGAACCTGTAGCACAGGTACAAGATTTTATATATACAGATGATAGCGAATTGATTAATGCAGCCATGAATTATCTATTAAGCCATGAACATATTGCCTATCAGTTTTATGAAAATTATCTAGATGATGAAGATGATAGAATCGCAACAGCCGCACTACTTGCCCTAGCTGCCATTTCTCAAGAAAATCCTTTACTAGCTGAAAAGTATAACCTAAAGTTACGTATAGAACTATTTTCTAGTGATATAGGTGACAATAATATGCAAATATCAGAACTTGCCCGTCTTATTGAAACACTGGGATATGCCTCTACAACAAACTACTATTCTATAATTGATAATTACTTAGGTCATAACAATAAGGCCTTAAAAATTGCAGCCATTAAAGCTACTGGTCACACCAAAGATGTTTATTTCTTAAACACTCTTCTTTATGCCTTAATGGATGATGATTTAAGAAAATCAATTGAATCATCCATTTATAAAATGGGTAACAAATCTTTAAAAGTTATAAGCCAGATTTATACTAAAAAGAAAACCGAGAATGATTTAAGAAAAAAGTTACTCTATGTGCTATATCACATCAGAACTAAAAAATCACATCGTTTACTTATTCAACTAGCACATCATAGTGATATATCTGTTAAAAAAACATCTTTTGAACTATTATTTAAATCTAGAAAAAACGGTAAAAAATCTATTCTGAAAAAGAAAGAGTTAATAAAGTTAATAGACAAAGAATCTGCTAAGTATAAAGAACTAGTAAGAATTTATTGGTCATTGAAAATAAGTCAACGATCTGATAAAAGAACTAATGGTGTCATCTCTTTAGTTGAAAAAAATATAATAGAACAATTGGTTTTGAAAGTTGATCAATGCATCTCTGATCAATTGGAAATCATATTTAATTTATTATCTCAACGATACAATCCAGAAGATGTCTATGTTGCTTATAAAGGAATGACAAGCAAAGAGACCGTTTCTAGACTACATTCTATGGAGTACCTCAATGGTATATTGAGTAGAGACTTAAAAAACATGCTATTTCCCCTATTTGAGCTAGAGTCTCACACTTTATCTAGTGAAACTTTTGAATTTCAGGAAAGAATAAAACTATATGATCGCAGTAAGATGTTAGAAAAGCTTCTTCTTATTCAAGAACAAAAGGTACATTCTATAAGTATTAAGTTCCTTCATTTACAAGGTGAGCATCTAATAAACGGTATATTATCACAACTGCCAACACCTCAAGCTCTAGAGATTAAAAAGACATTACTCTCATTAGAGAATAGTCAATCCAAAATTGCATAG